Within the Thermoplasmata archaeon genome, the region CCCGAGGGCTTTGACTCTTGAGCCCCGTTACACCACGCCGGACTCCTCGTGGTTATCCGACAGGTTCTTGCATGGCGCAGCGTCTGGTCGCCCACCTTCATGGCAGCATCGCCTGCATTCGAGGGGCCCCCTTCCTTACTCGGCGTGACCATCCGCAGATCCATCGTCCTGGGCCGGATCTTCCTCGCCGTCGGTACCGGTTACCTCTTGATCTTCGGAATCGCCGTGGGCCTCACGTCCGGGGCGGCATTTGCGATCATACTCACCCTCTTCCTTCCCGTGTTCACCGTCGTGGGTTCGATGGGCGGCCTGATGGCCTTCACGAACGACCGCCTCAAGGGCGTGTTCGAGTACCTCATCGCATACGGCGTCTCCCCCCGGCGGCTGTTCGCGAACCTCTTGGTCTCGACCTTGGTCCTTGTCACGATCGTGCTCGGCATTTCTTTGGCGGTCGTGATGGGCGTGTACGTTGCGGATGGAGGCACGGTTTCGGCCGACCTCGCGGTTTCCCTCGCCCTCTACTCGATTCCGATGAGCTACGCTTCGGGGGCGTTCGCCGCGGCCATCGGGATGTTCTGGACGTCCCTCTCCTCCCCCCGGACCGGGATGAACAGTCCCATCGGTTTGATGCCGCTCATTGGAATCGCACCTTCGCTCATCGCGCTCGCGGGGGCCGTGGCTGCAAACACCGCCTACGGACCGTCCGCCGCGTACATCGTGCTCGGCGTCGCGGTCGTCTCGGTTGTGGCCTTGGTGCTCGTGCTGCTGAGGCTGATGGAGAGGCTGATGCGCCGCGAGAGGCTTCTCTCGCCGGCGTAGGAGGAGGTTCGGTCCGGTGGCCCTGGGGATGCACGGATCCGGGGCCGAGCCAGCGCGAACCGCGGAAGGGATCGGCATTTCGTGCCGGTCGGTGAGCGCCGGGTATCTCGGGACCAGGGTCCTGCGTGACATCTCCTTCACGATCGACGAGCCGGCCGTCTATGTCGTCCTGGGACCGAACGGGGCGGGCAAGACGACGCTCTTCCGCACGCTCTCCGGGATCCTCCAACCCTATGAGGGAGAGGTATACGTCGGCGGAGCGCGGAACGACCGCCAGCAGGCTCGCAATCAGATGCACTATCTCTCACACATGGATGGCATCCCGGACGCCCTGCGGGTGCGCGAGGCCCTCGAGTTCTATGCGCGGGTGGAGCGCGCCACCTCGGCCGATGTCGAGCGCGTCCTGGACCTGCTGGAGATTCGGGACCTGAGCGAGCATTACCTCTCCAAGCTCAGCGCCGGGCAGAAGAAGCGGGTCTCGATCGCCCGGGTCTTCCTCCGAGAGCGGGCCATCTACTTGTTGGACGAGCCCACCGCCAGTCTCGATCCCAAGCTCGCCCGCGAGATCCGCGGCCTGATCCTCGAGCTCAGCCGCGAGAAAATCGTCCTGTACTCCTCCCACAACCTGTACGAGGCCCGCGAGATCGGCGAGTACGTGCTCGCGATCAAGAACGGGCAGCTCGCGCTGTTCGACCGTATTGAGAATCTCCGAAGCGCGCGCTTCCTGGTGGGCATCCGCGTGCTCGAACCCTCCGACGCCTTGGCGGAGTACCCACGGCAGGGCGACTACTTCCTTCGTGAACTCTCAGGCCCGGATCAGGTGCCAGTCCTCCTCCACGATCTCGAATCACGGGGCGTGAAGATCCGCGAGCTTCGGGAGATGGACAACCCGCTGGAGGACCTCTTCACCTGAGGCGCGCCTCTCGGAGGGCGGACCGGGACACTCTCGGGCGGGTCCGGAACGTACACCTACTCCTGGAGGTTCGGCGACGGGGCGACGAGCACAGCCCAGAACCCCGCGCATGCGTACAGCTCCGCGTCGACCTTCACGGTGAACCTGTGGGTCAACGACACGGCGGGCGGTTCGGCCCACGTGCAGACCACGGTCACCGTGAACGCGGCCCTGATTGCCATGGCGAGTTCGTCGAAATCGACGGTCGACGTGGGGCAGAGCGTTGGGTTCACGGGCAGCTCGACGGGCGGGACCAGCCCCGTGACCTTGACGTGGGACTTCGCCGACGGGAGCCTGAGCAACGCCTCCAGCCCGTCGCACACCTTCACCACGGCGGGCACGTACGCGGTGCACCTGACCGCGATGGACAGCGCCGGAGTGAGCAACGCGGCGACGGTCATGGTCACCGTGAACGCACTCCCCGTTGCGAGCGCCTCCGCGTCCACGTCGAACCCGAACGCGGGAGATGCGGTGACGTTCACGGCCTCCGCCACGGGCGGCACGAGCCCCCTGACCTACGCCTGGTCCTTCGGTGACGGGAGCACGGGAACCGGCGCCAGCGCCACGCATGGCTTCGGGGCTGCGGGCACGTACGTGGTCCACCTCTGGGTGAACGATACCGCGGGCGGATCGTCCACGACCACGCTGACGGTCGTCGTGAACCCGTCCGGCGGCGTGATCGGTTCGGGCACCACGACGGTCTATTCCGTGGCGGCGTTGATCGTGGGCCTCGTCGTGGGCGCGCTGGTCATGCTCGCCGTGAAGCGCCGTCGGAAGCCCGAGGCGCCGCCCGAGTCGCCCAAGGAACCGTCCCCCTGAGGGACGAGATCACGGACCCGGAACGAGGCTTCTTGTTCCGGGTTCCCCTTCCCTTTTCCGATGCTCGCCCATGACGCGTACGGCCGGGACGGATCGCCGCGGCTGGTCCTCCTCCACGGTTGGCCCCTGAGCCGGACGATCTGGTCCGAGGTGGCCCCGCGGGTCGCGGCCGCCGGCTTCCGGGTCGTCTGCCCGGACCTCCCGGGCTTCGGGGAAAGCCCGCCCCTCCCTGAGGCGCGGTGGACCGTGGAGGCGTTCGCGGACGCCGTCGCCCCGTTCCTCCGGGACCGCGGGTCGGATCGGGTCGCGGTGGCGGGGCACAGCTTCGGAGGCTACGTCGCTCTGGCCCTGGCCGAGCTCGATATCCCTCGGATTGCGGGGCTGGGCCTCGTGTCCTCGCGCGCGACCGCCGATTCCGAGGCCGCCCGAGCGGGCCGCCGAGCGACGATCGAGAAGGTGCGTGCCGAGGGATCCCGGGCCCTGCTGCCGGACCTCGCCGCGAAGCTCGTCGCACCCGACGCGCCCGAGGCGCTCCGGACTCGGGCGGCACGCGTCGTCGAGTCCGCTCCCGCGGAGGGAATCATCGCAGGGCTCGCAGCGATGGCGGCCCGGCCGAACCGGACCGCGGTCCTCGAAGCCCTCCCCCGGCCGCTGCTCGTCCTGCACGGGGAGGCGGACCAGCTCATCCCCATCGCGGACGCCGCGAGGCCCGCGCGTCAGGCGGGCCCGATGGACCGTGTGCTCCTGCCAGGCGTCGGGCATATGCCCATGTGGGAGGCACCCGACCGGACCGCGGCGGCGTTCCTCGGCTGGTTGCGGTCCGCCCACGGGTCGTGAGGCGTCCGCATGGCCGGGCGCGGTCCCGCGGTCGCGCGCGCGGGACGACCTCCCGCACGAAAGAGCTAAGCCGGACGAGTCCCCGTGCGCCTCCGGATGCGGATCGCGGTCCTCGGCATCGGAGGCCTGGGGCGCACACTCGCGTCGGAACTCCGGACCGATTCGAACGTCACGGGTCTGCTCCTGGCCGACCAGAAGGGGGAGCGCGCGCGCATCCTGACCGCGATCCGGGGCCGGATTCCCATCGAGGCCCTGCAGCTCAACCTCGAGGACCGGGCCGCGGTCCTCCGCGCGATCCGCGGGTACGACGTGATCGTGAACACGGCCTTGCCGCGGCACAATCTCTCCCTCATGGAGGCCGCCCTCGAGGCGGGCACGGACTACCTGGACGTCTCCGCCACGGGTCCGCGCGCCCCCGGCGGACGTCCGGGGATTCTCGAACAGCTCGACCTCGACGAGCGCTTCCGGGCGGCTGGGCGGACCGCCCTCGTGTCCATGGGCCTGGACCCGGGCATCTCGAGCGTCATGGCCATGGACGCCGCGGCACGCTTCGACGCGGTGGACGCGGTGCGCTTCCGATCGGCGAGCCTGGACCCGGAGGGGCGCGTCCCGTCGTTCCCCCTTTATTCCCGCGAGGCGTTCCTCGCCGATGTCCTCATCCCCCCGACGGTGTGGCTCGACGGCCAGCTGCAAGAGCGGCCGCCCCTAGGCGAGGCGGAGGATTTCGCGTTCCCGCCTCCCGTGGGCGTGCGGCGGACGTTCCTGCTTTCCCATGAGGAGACGAAGTCGCTCCCGCGCGCTTTCCGGAAGCCCCTCCGGCGCGTCGACTACAAGATGGCGCTCGACCCGAACCTCGTGCGCGCCCTCCTGGCGCTGCAGAAGCTCGGCCTGCTGGAGGACTCGCACGCGGTCCGCGCCGGGGATCAGATGGTCCCGTTCCGGCGGGCGCTGATCGCGGCGTTCCCCGAGCCGTCGGCGCTCTCCTTGCCCCTCGAGGGCCTCGAGGCGCTGACCGTGGAGGTCGAGGGGACGCGGGGCGGCGAGCGCCGCGTGCGGCGTGGGGACATCGTCTTCACCCACCAGGAGGCGAACCGGAGGCGGAGCACGACGGCGGGGTACTACCTGACCGCGGTGGGCGCGTCGATCGGCCTTCGGATGATGGGGGACAAGGCCCTCCGGCACGGGGTCGCGACGTCCGAGGCGCTCGATCCGGCCCCCG harbors:
- a CDS encoding alpha/beta hydrolase; its protein translation is MLAHDAYGRDGSPRLVLLHGWPLSRTIWSEVAPRVAAAGFRVVCPDLPGFGESPPLPEARWTVEAFADAVAPFLRDRGSDRVAVAGHSFGGYVALALAELDIPRIAGLGLVSSRATADSEAARAGRRATIEKVRAEGSRALLPDLAAKLVAPDAPEALRTRAARVVESAPAEGIIAGLAAMAARPNRTAVLEALPRPLLVLHGEADQLIPIADAARPARQAGPMDRVLLPGVGHMPMWEAPDRTAAAFLGWLRSAHGS
- the ccmA gene encoding heme ABC exporter ATP-binding protein CcmA produces the protein MALGMHGSGAEPARTAEGIGISCRSVSAGYLGTRVLRDISFTIDEPAVYVVLGPNGAGKTTLFRTLSGILQPYEGEVYVGGARNDRQQARNQMHYLSHMDGIPDALRVREALEFYARVERATSADVERVLDLLEIRDLSEHYLSKLSAGQKKRVSIARVFLRERAIYLLDEPTASLDPKLAREIRGLILELSREKIVLYSSHNLYEAREIGEYVLAIKNGQLALFDRIENLRSARFLVGIRVLEPSDALAEYPRQGDYFLRELSGPDQVPVLLHDLESRGVKIRELREMDNPLEDLFT
- a CDS encoding PKD domain-containing protein, with amino-acid sequence MTFTASATGGTSPLTYAWSFGDGSTGTGASATHGFGAAGTYVVHLWVNDTAGGSSTTTLTVVVNPSGGVIGSGTTTVYSVAALIVGLVVGALVMLAVKRRRKPEAPPESPKEPSP
- a CDS encoding saccharopine dehydrogenase NADP-binding domain-containing protein, which codes for MRLRMRIAVLGIGGLGRTLASELRTDSNVTGLLLADQKGERARILTAIRGRIPIEALQLNLEDRAAVLRAIRGYDVIVNTALPRHNLSLMEAALEAGTDYLDVSATGPRAPGGRPGILEQLDLDERFRAAGRTALVSMGLDPGISSVMAMDAAARFDAVDAVRFRSASLDPEGRVPSFPLYSREAFLADVLIPPTVWLDGQLQERPPLGEAEDFAFPPPVGVRRTFLLSHEETKSLPRAFRKPLRRVDYKMALDPNLVRALLALQKLGLLEDSHAVRAGDQMVPFRRALIAAFPEPSALSLPLEGLEALTVEVEGTRGGERRVRRGDIVFTHQEANRRRSTTAGYYLTAVGASIGLRMMGDKALRHGVATSEALDPAPVWKAWSARKLPLEWSEPPVAP